In one Desulfuromonas sp. genomic region, the following are encoded:
- a CDS encoding Tol-Pal system beta propeller repeat protein TolB: TRSWGIDINPGWSPDGEQFAFMSDRLGNPHIFIAEIGDESARRLTRNSKYNATPAWNPEKDVIAFSRLQGGVFDIYTIRADGTDERRLTFGAGNKEHPRWSPDGRFIVYSSDQNGSRAIYMMREDGTGSRRISPPGGAAQHPAWSPRR; encoded by the coding sequence GACCCGATCCTGGGGCATCGACATCAACCCGGGCTGGTCTCCGGACGGCGAGCAGTTCGCGTTCATGTCGGATCGCCTCGGCAATCCGCATATCTTTATCGCCGAAATCGGTGATGAATCGGCGCGCCGTCTCACCCGCAACAGCAAGTATAATGCGACTCCGGCCTGGAATCCAGAAAAGGACGTGATTGCTTTCAGTCGATTACAGGGGGGCGTTTTTGATATCTATACGATTCGGGCCGACGGCACCGATGAACGGCGCCTGACCTTCGGCGCCGGCAACAAGGAGCATCCGCGCTGGAGCCCGGATGGCCGGTTTATCGTCTATTCATCGGATCAGAATGGAAGCCGGGCGATCTACATGATGCGCGAAGACGGCACCGGCAGCCGCCGGATTTCACCGCCCGGTGGAGCCGCCCAACACCCGGCCTGGTCGCCGCGACGGTAA